The window GTGCCAGCGGTGGTGACGGGCGGCCTGCTGCCTGCCGCCGTGCTGGTGCTGGACGCCCTGAGCGGCGCCCTGGGGGCCAACCCCATTCAGCGCGCCACGCAGCAGACGGGCCTACTGTCGCTGGTGCTGCTGCTGCTGTCGCTGGCCTGCACGCCCCTGCGGCGCTGGACCGGCTGGACGTGGCCCGCGCGGGTGCGCAAGAGCCTGGGGCTGCTGGCTTTTGGCTACGCCGCCCTGCACTTTCTGATCTACCTGTTTGACCACGGTTTTGCCCCTGCCCAGATGGCCGAGGACGTGCTGGAGCGGCCCTTTATCACGGTGGGGTTCACGGCCCTGCTGCTGCTGGTGCCCCTGGCCCTGACCAGCACCCCGCGCGCGGTGCGGCGCCTGGGCTTTGCGCGCTGGACGCAGTTGCACCGGCTGGTCTACGTCTCGGTGTGGCTGGCCACGCTGCACTACTACTGGGGCGTGAAAAAGGACCACACGCCCCCCCTGATCGCGGCAGGAGTGCTGGCACTCCTGTTCCTGGCGCGCTGGTGGCGGCGGCCCCAGCGGCACGCGGCCTGGCCCCTCCCGACAGATCGCGGGTCGGCGTCGCCTTGAGAGGCGGGGGCCCTCTGGGTGCGGTGTGTGGGCAAGAGAATGACCGGCACAGGCAACGGCACCCGGGGGCCGACCTATGGCGAGAGGGCGGTCCAGTCCGCCGCCCTCCACTGACAACAAGCGGGGCGGGTCTGGCCCTGCCGCGCAACTTGGCCGGCGAGAACCGGGCTAGCGCGCTAGCATGGGGGCTCGCATGACCCTGAGCGCGCTGCTGTTGACCCTGGCCCTGGGCGGCCCCACGCTGAACGTCACTGTGGCCGCGCCCCCCGGCCTGAGTTTCAGTGCGCTGGCGCCGTCCACGGTGTCGGTGGTGGTGGGTGACCGTGAACAGGTGGCCGCGCTGCGGGGCGTGCCCGACCCCACGGCCCCCGAGGCCTACACCCGCCTGCTGCCTGCCCGCCTGACCCTGCCGGCAGACGCGCGGGGCCCGGCCACCGTCCGCCTGCGCCTGTTCCTGTGCGATAAGGCGCGCGGCCTGTGCACTGTGCAGGAGCAGGTGCGCCGCGTGACCCTGACGCCGGGACGGACCCTGACTGTGGCGTTTACGCCGACCCAGCACCGTTGGCGGCCGTAGGGGCAAAGGGAAGGAGGTCGTGCTTGATCGAAAAACGCCCCACACTGTGAAAGTGTGGGGCGCGCCGGCAGCGGCTTTGGGCCGCTTAGCCCTCCTCTGTCAGCGTTCGCCGCGCACGTAGGGGCGGCCCAGGGCGGCGGGGGCGTCGCCAGCCTGCCCGCGCACCCCGGCCAGCGCCAGCACGACCAGCACCAGCACAAAGGGCATGGCGCTGAAGACTTCGGTGGGCACCGGGCTGCTGCCCTGCAGGCGGAACTGCAGGTAATACAGGAACCCGAAAAACAGCGCGCCCAGCACCGCCCGCAGCGGTCGCCAGCCCACAAAAATCACCAGGGCCACGG of the Deinococcus aquaedulcis genome contains:
- a CDS encoding protein-methionine-sulfoxide reductase heme-binding subunit MsrQ, translated to MPAVVTGGLLPAAVLVLDALSGALGANPIQRATQQTGLLSLVLLLLSLACTPLRRWTGWTWPARVRKSLGLLAFGYAALHFLIYLFDHGFAPAQMAEDVLERPFITVGFTALLLLVPLALTSTPRAVRRLGFARWTQLHRLVYVSVWLATLHYYWGVKKDHTPPLIAAGVLALLFLARWWRRPQRHAAWPLPTDRGSASP